The following coding sequences are from one Pseudonocardia sp. EC080619-01 window:
- a CDS encoding thioesterase family protein, giving the protein MIAAVTSPIPPGPFYLPHGERTGDGGGTVGEFEATPSTTGPWYADAQHMGPPSALLVRAMERLPESRPGGAEAGWRLARASVEVLGMVPAGPVTVTAEVERPGRTIELLSATMSAGGRDVLRARAWRLAAGDTAGAEQGAVPPLPGPETGTIRTERPDGWLPGFLDATEWSWLGGDELGTPGPARAWVRLRVPLVDGEEPTPAQRLMVAADCANGVAAPLDVRKWLFVNTELTVHLHRAPEGEWIGVDAATVIGPDGLGTCSATLFDEHGHTGRSGQALTVRPR; this is encoded by the coding sequence ATGATCGCGGCCGTGACGTCCCCCATTCCCCCCGGACCGTTCTACCTGCCCCACGGCGAGCGCACCGGCGACGGCGGCGGCACCGTCGGCGAGTTCGAGGCGACCCCGTCGACCACCGGCCCGTGGTACGCCGACGCCCAGCACATGGGGCCCCCGTCCGCGCTGCTGGTCCGGGCGATGGAGCGCCTGCCCGAGTCGCGCCCGGGTGGCGCCGAGGCGGGTTGGCGGCTCGCCCGCGCGTCGGTCGAGGTGCTGGGCATGGTCCCGGCCGGCCCGGTCACGGTCACCGCGGAGGTCGAGCGGCCGGGCCGCACCATCGAGCTGCTCTCGGCCACGATGTCGGCGGGCGGTCGCGACGTGCTCCGGGCGAGGGCCTGGCGGCTCGCCGCCGGCGACACCGCCGGTGCCGAGCAGGGCGCGGTCCCGCCGCTGCCGGGCCCGGAGACCGGCACGATCCGCACCGAGCGGCCCGACGGCTGGCTGCCCGGCTTCCTCGACGCCACCGAGTGGTCGTGGCTCGGCGGCGACGAGCTGGGCACTCCCGGGCCAGCGCGGGCCTGGGTCCGGCTCCGGGTCCCGCTGGTCGACGGCGAGGAGCCGACCCCGGCCCAGCGGCTGATGGTCGCCGCGGACTGCGCGAACGGCGTCGCGGCGCCGCTGGACGTCCGGAAGTGGCTGTTCGTCAACACGGAGCTGACCGTGCACCTGCACCGGGCGCCCGAGGGCGAGTGGATCGGGGTCGACGCCGCCACCGTCATCGGGCCGGACGGGCTCGGCACCTGCTCGGCCACCCTGTTCGACGAGCACGGCCACACCGGCCGCAGCGGTCAGGCGCTCACCGTGCGCCCGCGCTGA
- the hisG gene encoding ATP phosphoribosyltransferase, with translation MLRVALPNKGTLAEPAATMMREAGYRQRTDSRDLSVVDEENEIEFFYLRPKDIATYVGKGDLHLGITGFDLMEESGSQTQQILPLGFGKSRFHFAAPTDSDWKLEDLDGRKIATSYPRLVRSYLSGKRIGAEIVKLDGAVEISIQLGLADAIADVVSSGRTLRQHGLQIIGDPIATSQATLIEREKRPDRVEDGDVTSTKRIFADRLQGVVLAREYLMMDFDCPESLLPDVEKVAPGLQAPTVSPLRKAGWVAVRTMVPTKDTNRVMDRLATIGATAILTSEIRSCRAMTVNGHGS, from the coding sequence ATGCTCCGCGTGGCACTGCCGAACAAGGGCACCCTGGCCGAGCCCGCCGCCACGATGATGCGCGAGGCGGGGTACCGCCAGCGGACCGACTCGCGTGACCTCAGCGTGGTCGACGAGGAGAACGAGATCGAGTTCTTCTACCTGCGGCCCAAGGACATCGCCACCTACGTCGGCAAGGGCGACCTGCACCTGGGCATCACCGGCTTCGACCTCATGGAGGAGTCCGGCAGCCAGACCCAGCAGATCCTCCCGCTGGGCTTCGGCAAGTCCCGGTTCCACTTCGCGGCGCCGACCGACTCCGACTGGAAGCTCGAGGACCTCGACGGCCGCAAGATCGCGACGTCGTACCCGCGGCTGGTCCGCTCGTACCTGTCCGGCAAGCGGATCGGCGCCGAGATCGTGAAGCTCGACGGTGCCGTGGAGATCTCGATCCAGCTCGGCCTGGCCGACGCCATCGCCGACGTCGTCTCCTCGGGGCGGACGCTGCGCCAGCACGGGCTCCAGATCATCGGCGACCCGATCGCGACGTCGCAGGCCACGCTCATCGAGCGCGAGAAGCGTCCCGACCGTGTCGAGGACGGCGACGTCACCTCGACCAAGCGGATCTTCGCCGACCGGCTCCAGGGCGTCGTCCTCGCCCGCGAGTACCTGATGATGGACTTCGACTGCCCCGAGTCGCTGCTGCCCGACGTGGAGAAGGTGGCCCCGGGTCTGCAGGCGCCGACCGTCTCGCCGCTGCGGAAGGCCGGCTGGGTCGCGGTCCGCACGATGGTCCCGACCAAGGACACCAACCGGGTGATGGACCGGCTCGCCACGATCGGCGCGACCGCGATCCTGACCTCGGAGATCCGGTCCTGCCGCGCCATGACCGTGAACGGCCACGGCAGCTGA
- a CDS encoding PD-(D/E)XK nuclease family protein yields the protein MTAEEPLPHPAAAVPPAVGLVEAGSAGPAPRPPALSPSRAADFRRCPLLYRFRAVDRLPEPPSRAQVRGTLVHAVLERLFTLPAPERTPAAARALLGPCWDELSAGLGDAVTGGPLFTGPGDPELAVWLDSAAGLLDTYFTLEDPAEVPAVAVEERVETSLDGADGVVPLRGIVDRLDESPDGTLRVVDYKTGATPGEGFEGSVLFQLKFYALTVLLTRGRVPDELRLLYLSDGTALTYRPDEDELHRFARLLDAVWSAIRRAAPTGDFRPNRGRACRTCDHRAHCPAWDGVPPPYPGWPGDAAGEAVGA from the coding sequence GTGACCGCCGAGGAGCCGCTCCCCCACCCGGCCGCCGCGGTGCCGCCCGCCGTGGGCCTCGTGGAGGCCGGGTCCGCCGGTCCGGCGCCGCGCCCGCCCGCGCTGTCGCCGTCGCGGGCCGCGGACTTCCGGCGCTGCCCGCTGCTCTACCGGTTCCGGGCCGTCGACCGGCTGCCCGAGCCGCCGTCCCGCGCGCAGGTCCGCGGCACCCTCGTGCACGCGGTGCTGGAGCGGCTGTTCACGCTGCCGGCGCCCGAGCGCACCCCGGCGGCGGCACGTGCCCTGCTCGGCCCCTGCTGGGACGAGCTGTCCGCCGGGCTCGGCGACGCGGTCACCGGCGGCCCGCTGTTCACCGGTCCCGGCGACCCGGAGCTGGCGGTGTGGCTGGACTCCGCGGCCGGGCTGCTCGACACCTACTTCACCCTCGAGGACCCGGCGGAGGTCCCCGCGGTGGCCGTGGAGGAGCGCGTCGAGACGAGTCTCGACGGGGCGGACGGCGTCGTCCCGCTGCGGGGGATCGTGGACCGGCTCGACGAGTCACCGGACGGCACGCTGCGGGTCGTCGACTACAAGACCGGTGCGACGCCCGGCGAGGGCTTCGAGGGCTCGGTGCTGTTCCAGCTGAAGTTCTACGCGCTCACGGTGCTGCTCACCCGCGGCCGGGTCCCCGACGAGCTGCGGCTGCTGTACCTGTCCGACGGCACCGCGCTGACCTACCGGCCGGACGAGGACGAGCTGCACCGCTTCGCCCGTCTCCTCGACGCCGTCTGGTCCGCGATCCGCCGGGCGGCACCGACCGGGGACTTCCGCCCGAACCGGGGGCGGGCCTGCCGCACGTGCGACCACCGCGCGCACTGCCCCGCCTGGGACGGCGTGCCACCGCCCTACCCCGGGTGGCCCGGTGACGCCGCGGGCGAGGCCGTCGGGGCATGA